From Xiphophorus hellerii strain 12219 chromosome 6, Xiphophorus_hellerii-4.1, whole genome shotgun sequence, the proteins below share one genomic window:
- the LOC116721273 gene encoding collagen alpha-5(IV) chain-like, translating into MGPPGLHGDPGDQGPRGNRGKPGRFVNGTDCVIKGLPGIKGIKGLPGPTGNNGYIGDTGERGEICYECQTSGLSGPAGLRGPPGLPGTNQGRGEKGDPGFPGPSGLPGPPGPIGLPGLPGQLGQKGEPSSNVSPGLKGDKGEPGLPGRPGPNGSPGSMGLPGSKGTPGPPGELCQSHGVGDPGFPGPPGPQGKEGPIGYPGPEGYGPPGPPGTKGVTGVPGLPGDPGIPGQKGESGHFHTKGPPGPQGFQGPPGFEGSPGVPGVPGVPGNPGKAGQKGERGALILTGNPGPQGQKGDKGLAGPPGTPGWGFPGQSGPPGPPGAPGEKGDSGHGHPGRPGPPGPPGENGAPGPAGDPGIPGLPGSPGIIGKSGPPGEKGRKGSVGPPGLPGTKDLCIGLPGPIGFPGENGHTGHIGANGLPGEKGNAGLPGFGSPGLQGGPGPSGLSVPGPHGTPGQKGSRGRDGWPGERGQIGDRGPDGISGHGPDGKPGNTGRPGPRGDPGPDGARGRQGPQGMVGDPGDRGPPGLPCPTRIYTGPPGDPGEPGNPGLAGFTGDPGRSGPKGQRGRPGPQGDLGQRGPPGEPGVDGQAASEVRRGPDGAPGDSGHRGHPGLKGVKGDPGIPGRPGPDGVPGTTGSKGAAGEPSYVYGPPGPPGQKGEPGSRSDVMLKGQKGEPGIEGQVGVPGSPGAKGNTGPDGKNGSPGFPGPVGSDGPPGIKGHIGPIGLPGIPGPTGHTGERGIKGSQGLDGIPGPPGQKGDTVIIGGVQGRPGDPGPPGPPGDIGPPGLFGRGSPGPEGDRGIPGLPGLPGESGLPGREGTCIPGPKGDGGFPGNPGNQGHPGPPGPQGLVVSGLKGDRGEPGFPGSPGFGGPSGNPGPQGPYGPPGVRGFPGPGGDPGPSGRHGPLGDRGDPGYSPGPCGPRGHKGFPGRPGRKGEPGSVDRIYEPGPPGLPGPKGNQGLPGAMGPPGSLGPPGPPGVKGPGGVSPPGPPGFTGHKGDKGNTGLPGQVGGPGIPGRKGPRGLPGRAATHYTDGFLIARHSQSIKVPDCPNGSSLIYSGYSLLFINGNERAHGQDLGTMGSCLPRFSTMPFLFCDTENTCRYASRNDYSYWLSTDKLMPANMVAVTADKVAPYISRCSVCETTSKIIAFHSQNTLIPECPRGWETLWTGYSFIMQTGAGAEGSSQPLMSPGSCMENFRRVPFIECHGRGTCNYYPDSYSYWLASLDRNNMFSKPVPRTVKGFSLERVISRCRVCRKS; encoded by the exons ATGGGGCCTCCAGGGCTACATGGTGATCCTGGTGATCAAGGGCCTCGGGGAAACCGAGGCAAGCCAGGACGCTTTGTAAATGgaa CTGACTGTGTCATTAAGGGTCTCCCTGGGATCAAGGGAATTAAAGGTTTACCAGGACCTACGGGGAATAATGGGTATATTGGAGATACAG GAGAGAGAGGGGAAATCTGTTATGAGTGTCAAACGTCGGGTCTTTCAGGACCAGCCGGTCTCCGAGGTCCACCTGGCCTTCCTG GCACAAATCAAGGACGGGGTGAAAAGGGGGATCCCGGCTTTCCAGGTCCTTCAGGTTTACCTGGGCCTCCA GGGCCTATAGGTCTACCAGGATTACCAGGCCAGCTGGGGCAAAAGGGAGAGCCATCTAGTAATGTCTCTCCAGGGTTGAAGGGAGATAAAGGAGAACCAGGACTCCCTGGAAGACCCGGTCCAAATGGTTCTCCTGGATCTATGGGTTTACCAGGAAGTAAAGGCACTCCAGGGCCTCCTGGagaattg TGCCAAAGCCATGGAGTAGGAGACCCTGGGTTTCCTGGTCCACCAGGACCTCAAGGGAAAGAAGGACCCATTGGCTACCCTGGACCAGAGGGTTATGGACCTCCTGGACCACCAGGGACCAAAGGAGTCACCGGTGTACCTGGCCTGCCAGGAGACCCTGGAAttccag gcCAAAAAGGGGAATCTGGTCATTTTCATACCAAAGGCCCACCAGGACCACAAGGATTTCAAGGACCGCCTGGCTTTGAAGGAAGTCCAG GTGTTCCAGGAGTACCCGGTGTCCCTGGAAATCCAGGCAAAGCaggacaaaaaggagaaagaggGGCCTTGATTCTTACTGGAAATCCAGGACCCCAAGGGCAGAAAG GTGATAAGGGGCTGGCTGGCCCTCCAGGTACTCCAGGTTGGGGTTTTCCTGGGCAGTCTGGTCCTCCAGGCCCTCCTGGTGCCCCAGGAGAAAAG GGTGACAGTGGCCATGGACACCCTGGTCGTCCAGGTCCTCCGGGACCACCTGGTGAAAATGGAGCTCCAGGGCCTGCCGGCGATCCTGGAATCCCTGGTCTTCCAGGAAGTCCTGGAATAATTGGCAAATCTGGGCCTCCAGGAGAAAAAG GAAGAAAAGGTTCTGTTGGCCCTCCAGGGCTTCCTGGTACCAAAGATTTATGTATCGGTTTACCTGGACCAATAGGATTTCCAGGAGAGAATGGACATACAGGACATATAG GGGCTAATGGCTTGCCTGGAGAGAAAGGTAATGCGGGTTTACCTGGATTTGGTTCTCCTGGCCTTCAAGGTGGTCCTGGACCCTCTGGTTTGTCAGTTCCGGGTCCACATGGGACTCCGGGGCAGAAGGGATCTCGGGGTCGGGATGGCTGGCCTGGTGAACGAG gaCAAATAGGAGACCGTGGGCCTGATGGTATATCTGGACATGGTCCAGATGGAAAACCAGGGAATACAGGACGACCTGGACCAAGAG GGGACCCGGGCCCAGACGGAGCAAGAGGCCGACAAGGACCCCAAGGCATGGTGGGAGATCCAGGTGATAGAGGCCCTCCAGGACTTCCTTGTCCGACACGCATCTACACTGGGCCTCCAGGAGATCCCGGAGAGCCAG GAAATCCTGGTTTAGCTGGTTTCACTGGTGATCCTGGGAGATCTGGACCAAAGGGACAGAGAGGAAGACCTGGACCACAAGGGGATCTGGGGCAGAGAG GTCCTCCTGGGGAACCTGGCGTTGATGGTCAAGCGGCATCTGAAGTTAGGCGAGGACCAGATGGAGCCCCGGGAGATTCTGGTCATAGGGGTCATCCTG GGCTCAAAGGAGTGAAGGGAGATCCTGGCATTCCCGGAAGGCCAGGACCAGATGGTGTTCCAGGTACAACAGGCAGCAAAGGAGCTGCTGGAGAACCAAGCTATGTGTACGGACCACCTGGACCACCTGGACAGAAG GGTGAACCAGGGTCCAGGAGTGATGTCATGCTCAAGGGACAGAAAGGAGAACCTGGGATTGAAGGACAAGTAGGTGTTCCAGGAAGCCCTGGAGCCAAGGGGAACACAGGACCTGATGGAAAAAATG GTTCCCCAGGATTTCCGGGTCCAGTTGGTTCTGATGGTCCCCCTGGAATAAAAGGACACATAGGACCTATTGGACTACCAG GCATTCCAGGCCCAACAGGCCATACTGGGGAACGTGGTATAAAAGGAAGTCAGGGACTTGATGGTATTCCTGGGCCACCGGGTCAAAAAGGGGACACTG TTATAATAGGAGGAGTACAAGGAAGACCTGGTGATCCAGGCCCGCCAG GTCCTCCTGGGGATATCGGTCCACCTGGTTTGTTCGGCAGAGGGAGTCCGGGACCAGAAGGAGACAGGGGAATTCCAGGTCTACCTGGACTTCCTGGTGAATCAGGACTACCAGGAAGAGAAGGGACTTGTATTCCAGGACCTAAAGGTGATGGTGGATTCCCTGGTAACCCAGGAAACCAAG GCCACCCTGGTCCACCAGGCCCTCAAGGTCTCGTAGTATCAGGGTTAAAAGGAGACAGAGGAGAGCCAGGGTTCCCAGGAAGCCCAGGTTTTGGTGGGCCCTCAGGAAATCCAGGCCCTCAAGGGCCATAT GGTCCACCTGGTGTACGTGGATTCCCAGGACCAGGAGGAGACCCTGGTCCTTCAGGGAGACATGGCCCCCTTG GTGACAGAGGAGATCCTGGATACAGCCCAGGTCCATGTGGTCCACGTGGGCACAAAGGTTTTCCTGGACGCCCTG GTCGCAAAGGTGAACCGGGCTCTGTTGACAGGATATACGAACCAGGACCTCCTGGATTACCTGGTCCTAAAGGCAATCAAGGACTTCCAGGAGCAATGGGGCCACCAGGATCACTAGGACCGCCAG GACCGCCTGGCGTCAAAGGACCAGGAGGAGTGAGCCCTCCTGGTCCTCCTGGATTCACTGGCCACAAAGGAGACAAGGGAAACACCGGATTGCCag GTCAAGTAGGCGGACCAGGAATTCCTGGTCGAAAAGGACCAAGAGGTTTGCCAGGGAGAGCAGCTACGCATTACACAGATGGTTTTCTGATTGCCAGGCACAGTCAGAGCATTAAGGTCCCTGACTGCCCTAATGGCAGCAGCCTCATCTACTCTGGTTATTCCCTCCTCTTCATCAACGGAAACGAGCGAGCTCATGGCCAGGACCTTG GCACAATGGGAAGCTGCCTCCCTCGTTTCTCCACCATGCCCTTCCTGTTCTGCGATACAGAAAATACCTGCCGCTATGCTTCTCGTAATGACTATTCCTACTGGCTGTCCACTGATAAGCTCATGCCTGCCAACATGGTTGCCGTCACAGCTGATAAAGTTGCCCCCTACATCAGCAG GTGCTCAGTTTGTGAAACAACCTCCAAAATCATAGCTTTCCATAGCCAGAACACTCTGATACCTGAATGTCCCAGAGGTTGGGAGACCCTGTGGACTGGTTACTCATTTATAATG CAAACCGGAGCAGGAGCAGAAGGATCCTCCCAACCCCTGATGTCTCCTGGGTCATGCATGGAAAATTTCCGCCGAGTGCCTTTTATTGAGTGCCACGGCAGAGGCACCTGTAATTACTATCCTGATTCCTACAGCTACTGGCTAGCCTCCCTTGACCGAAACAACATGTTCAG TAAACCGGTTCCCCGGACTGTGAAAGGATTTTCTCTAGAGAGAGTCATCAGTCGTTGTCGGGTCTGCAGAAAATCCTGA